From Zerene cesonia ecotype Mississippi chromosome 13, Zerene_cesonia_1.1, whole genome shotgun sequence, the proteins below share one genomic window:
- the LOC119831330 gene encoding facilitated trehalose transporter Tret1-2 homolog, with protein sequence MSLECTYPDPGFWTATSLIQLGYGIWVNLSIVTIGLTFGFSAVAIPQLNSPDSEIFLTVADESWIASVLTLVSPIGCVLCGYCMDNFGRRIMLIVSGIPVCIGWFYTGFAQTAFQIVMGRVITGIGIGMVMSVPRVYMTEISLPNMRGVIGSFPNIAMSIGITTQAGLGSFLHWTMLCYIGGIYSCVLVICNIFLPETPYYLLQKSSIEDAEESLKKFRSKRHNIDAEMDEMLDFKIDNNIRKLTLREQIAAMFMKSSCKPFFLMIMYLLITQVSGVTIVTMWAVDILEHSKSSVDPHVANVMLGITRLLAGILTSALILRVGRRPLALTSGFGVGVSAIILSLIIIYMDYPSVYPQMCYVAYITFASLGHYPLPVLVMFELYPLQIRGILGGISIAILNFLMFSANKSFPYVRDAFGHAATIMGFGISSLLGCLYLYLYLPETKGLTLQEIEEYYKDLRPTLTSQRRIKSEMYLRNVASGVSKSLIRMDRHRDRSMSLRRISPDLGKDKAADHSKTTDNNKNVDKSKDTDKNKDADKSKDADKSKDADKTK encoded by the exons ATGTCCCTGGAATGCACATATCCTGATCCAGGTTTCTGGACAGCCACCTCATTAATCCAGCTCGGATACGGAATATGGGTGAATTTGTCCATAGTGACTATAGGACTTACGTTCGGCTTTTCAGCTGTGGCCATACCGCAACTAAACTCGCCCgattctgaaatatttttgacagTTGCGGACGAGTCATGGATTG ctAGTGTTCTCACATTGGTTTCTCCTATTGGGTGTGTGTTATGTGGATATTGCATGGATAACTTTGGGCGGCGCATTATGCTCATCGTCAGTGGTATACCAGTGTGTATTGGCTGGTTTTATACTGGTTTCGCGCAGACAGCTTTCCAGATTGTCATGG GGCGAGTAATTACTGGCATAGGCATTGGAATGGTGATGAGTGTACCCAGAGTGTATATGACGGAGATTTCCCTGCCGAACATGCGAGGGGTGATTGGTTCTTTTCCTAATATTGCTATGTCGATCGGTATTACGACTCAG gCTGGCTTAGGATCTTTCTTACATTGGACAATGCTATGTTATATTGGCGGTATTTATTCATGTGTGCTCGtgatttgtaacatttttctGCCTGAGACACCGTATTACTTACTGCAAAAATCCTCAATAGAAGACGCAGAGGAATCACTCAAAAAGTTTCGATCAAAGAGGCACAATATCGATGCAGAAATGGATGAGATGCtggattttaaaattgataataatatacgaaA actGACATTAAGAGAGCAGATAGCTGCAATGTTTATGAAATCTTCCTGCAAGCCGTTCTTTTTGATGATAATGTATCTGTTGATTACTCAGGTGTCTGGAGTTACTATAGTAACGATGTGGGCTGTTGATATTTTGGAg cATTCAAAGTCGAGTGTGGACCCCCACGTGGCGAATGTCATGTTGGGCATTACAAGACTTCTGGCAGGAATACTCACATCGGCTCTCATCCTTAGAGTTGGAAGAAGACCTTTAGCGCTTACTTCTG GTTTCGGTGTCGGTGTTTCTGCTATTATcttaagtttaattataatatacatggaCTATCCCAGCGTATACCCGCAGATGTGTTATGTGGCCTACATTACATTCGCGTCGCTGGGACACTATCCACTACCAGTACTTGTTATGTTTGAATTGTATCCTTTGCAG ATTCGCGGTATTTTGGGTGGAATCTCGATAGCAATACTGAATTTTCTCATGTTTAGCGCCAACAAAAGTTTTCCGTATGTGCGCGACGCGTTCGGTCACGCCGCTACTATTATGGGATTTGGAATTAGTTCTTTATTAG GCTGCCTCTACCTCTACCTGTACCTTCCTGAAACAAAGGGTCTCACACTTCAAGAAATAGAGGAGTATTACAAAGACCTGCGACCAACGCTCACCTCCCAGCGGCGAATAAAATCTGAAATGTACCTACGGAATGTAGCCAGTGGTGTCAGTAAATCGCTGATACGTATGGACAGACACAGGGATCGGTCCATGAGTTTGCGTAGAATTTCCCCAGATCTTGGCAAAGATAAGGCAGCAGAtcactcaaaaactacagataataataaaaatgtagacAAATCTAAAgacacagataaaaataaagatgcaGATAAAAGCAAAGATGCGGATAAGAGTAAAGATGCTGATAAAACTAAGTGA